AAAGGCCAATTAACTGATCATTATGACCCAAGAAAGAAAGTGGTACGCCTTTCTGAACATAACTATTACGGCCATTCTGTTGCCGGAGCAGCAGTAGCAGCCCATGAAGTGGGGCACGCTCTACAAGATGCAGAGGGGTACAGTTTCTTGAGATTTCGTTCTGCCCTAGTCCCTGTTGCCAGCTTCGGATCAAACATGTCTATTTTCCTAATTATAGGCGGAATACTTTTAACAATGACTGAATTGTTCCTTGCAGGAATCGTCCTTATGTCTTTTGCTGTTTTATTCCAGCTCGTGACGTTGCCTGTAGAATTTAATGCGTCTAGCAGAGCGATGGACCAAGTGATATCTCTCGGTGTTAT
The Salipaludibacillus sp. LMS25 DNA segment above includes these coding regions:
- a CDS encoding zinc metallopeptidase translates to MFGSLGGYLIYIAILMIIPLWAQSRVKNTYRKYSQVASSSRMSGAEVARQILNDNGLYDVNVEPIKGQLTDHYDPRKKVVRLSEHNYYGHSVAGAAVAAHEVGHALQDAEGYSFLRFRSALVPVASFGSNMSIFLIIGGILLTMTELFLAGIVLMSFAVLFQLVTLPVEFNASSRAMDQVISLGVIRNDEERETKKVLDAAALTYLAAALVAVAELVRFILMYVMMNRD